A single genomic interval of Streptomyces sp. BA2 harbors:
- the pqqA gene encoding pyrroloquinoline quinone precursor peptide PqqA: MNEDQNPTTPEVTEAVTAWQTPEYEVVETALEVTAYRSADR; this comes from the coding sequence ATGAATGAAGACCAGAACCCCACCACACCCGAAGTGACGGAAGCCGTCACCGCATGGCAGACGCCCGAGTACGAGGTCGTGGAGACCGCACTCGAAGTGACCGCGTACCGCAGCGCCGACCGGTAG
- the pqqB gene encoding pyrroloquinoline quinone biosynthesis protein PqqB produces MLLQVLGTAAGGGLPQWNCACPGCTGARAHPERRRRHASLAVRVGERRWYVVNATPDIGEQIEGATELHPGPGARQTPVAGVVLTDAELDHTLGIARLREARDGVDVVGTSPVLDAVRERLGLDAVLGPYTPVRWRELPGGAGRPLDGESGITVSAVPLSAKKPRYAANSPDSSGYWSVALRLHDSGTGRTLLYAPALAVWSDAFDEAAHDADCVFVDGTFWDDEEPLRSGFSTRTATGMGHLPITGPGGSADRLARLPGRCLYTHLNNTNPLGDPHAEQHKLLTERGIEVAAERMVIEL; encoded by the coding sequence ATGCTGCTGCAGGTGCTCGGCACCGCGGCGGGCGGCGGTCTTCCCCAGTGGAACTGCGCGTGTCCCGGGTGCACCGGGGCACGCGCCCACCCGGAGCGCCGCCGCCGGCACGCCTCGCTCGCCGTTCGAGTGGGGGAGAGGCGCTGGTACGTCGTCAATGCCACCCCCGACATCGGCGAGCAGATCGAGGGGGCCACGGAACTCCACCCCGGGCCCGGGGCCCGGCAGACCCCCGTCGCCGGCGTCGTCCTGACCGACGCCGAACTCGACCACACCCTCGGCATCGCCCGGCTGCGCGAAGCCCGCGACGGCGTCGATGTCGTGGGGACCTCACCCGTCCTCGACGCCGTGCGCGAAAGGCTGGGGCTCGACGCCGTCCTCGGCCCCTACACGCCCGTGCGGTGGCGCGAGCTGCCCGGTGGCGCGGGCCGTCCTCTGGACGGGGAGTCCGGCATCACCGTGAGCGCCGTCCCTCTTTCGGCCAAGAAGCCTCGGTACGCCGCCAACTCTCCTGACAGCAGCGGCTATTGGTCTGTCGCTCTTCGGCTGCACGACTCCGGCACCGGGCGCACCCTTCTCTACGCCCCCGCCCTCGCCGTGTGGTCCGACGCGTTCGACGAAGCCGCGCACGACGCCGACTGCGTCTTCGTCGACGGCACTTTCTGGGACGACGAGGAACCCCTGCGCTCAGGTTTCTCCACCCGCACCGCCACCGGCATGGGCCACCTGCCGATCACCGGCCCCGGAGGCAGCGCAGACCGTCTCGCGCGGCTGCCGGGACGCTGCCTCTACACCCACCTCAACAACACCAACCCGCTCGGGGACCCGCATGCCGAACAGCACAAGCTCCTCACGGAGCGGGGAATCGAAGTCGCGGCGGAACGGATGGTGATCGAGCTGTGA
- the pqqC gene encoding pyrroloquinoline-quinone synthase PqqC: protein MTASWAPGEFTERLRAVSAERYHDRHPFNVRMHEGTLTRDELRRWIVNRFHYQRHIPVKDALILAKFDDPSLRRGWVRRIQDHDGEKDGDGGIERWLRLGEAAGIERGELLDASRVLPGVRLAVDGYVNFCRLRPVLDAVAASLTELSAPDLMRTRIDAFERHYPWIDAEGLAYFRTRVEQGGRDGQEALGLVLEWARTREEQERAVAALGFKCDVLWTLLDAVDRGPGR from the coding sequence GTGACGGCTTCCTGGGCACCCGGCGAGTTCACCGAGCGGCTGCGCGCCGTCTCGGCCGAGCGCTATCACGACCGGCACCCCTTCAACGTACGCATGCATGAAGGCACCCTCACCCGCGACGAGTTGCGCCGCTGGATCGTGAACCGCTTCCACTACCAGCGCCACATCCCGGTCAAGGACGCGCTGATCCTCGCCAAGTTCGACGACCCGTCGCTGCGCCGCGGCTGGGTGCGCAGGATCCAGGACCACGACGGGGAGAAGGACGGGGACGGCGGCATCGAGCGGTGGCTGCGGCTCGGCGAAGCCGCGGGGATCGAGCGCGGCGAACTCCTGGACGCCTCGCGGGTGCTGCCCGGCGTGCGGCTCGCGGTCGACGGCTACGTCAACTTCTGCCGCCTGCGGCCCGTCCTCGACGCCGTCGCCGCGTCGCTCACCGAGCTGTCCGCGCCGGATCTCATGCGGACCAGGATCGACGCGTTCGAGCGGCACTACCCGTGGATCGACGCGGAGGGCCTCGCGTACTTCCGCACCCGCGTGGAACAGGGCGGCCGCGACGGGCAGGAAGCGCTCGGACTGGTCCTGGAATGGGCGCGCACCCGCGAGGAGCAGGAGCGCGCCGTCGCGGCGCTCGGCTTCAAGTGCGACGTGCTGTGGACGCTGCTCGACGCCGTCGACCGGGGGCCGGGGCGCTGA
- the pqqD gene encoding pyrroloquinoline quinone biosynthesis peptide chaperone PqqD gives MSEGVRLDWRPALTRSVILRHDRVRGVDLLVLPERVVVLRGSAGSILELCDGEREVAEVVEELERKHPGASVAEDVNRFLADLRAEGWLR, from the coding sequence ATGAGTGAGGGCGTACGTCTCGACTGGCGGCCCGCGTTGACGCGCTCGGTGATCCTGCGCCACGACCGGGTGCGCGGCGTCGATCTGCTGGTGCTGCCCGAGCGGGTCGTGGTGTTGCGCGGCTCCGCGGGGAGCATCCTGGAGCTGTGCGACGGCGAGCGTGAAGTCGCCGAGGTCGTGGAGGAGTTGGAGCGCAAGCACCCCGGCGCCTCCGTGGCCGAGGACGTGAACCGGTTCCTCGCCGATCTGCGGGCGGAAGGGTGGCTTCGGTGA
- the pqqE gene encoding pyrroloquinoline quinone biosynthesis protein PqqE, with amino-acid sequence MTEPLHPAKPPSHSVQPPWALLAELTHGCPLRCAYCSNPTELIACAGELTAGQWSDVMRQAADIGVVQTHLSGGEPLLRRDLAEVVTAADSAGIHTQLVTSGVGLHEKRLADLVRAGLRSVQLSVQHADREKAELIAGARAFTAKERAAGLVRAADLPLGLNAVLHRANLDALDGIVELGLAWGADRIELANTQFYGWALRNRDALLPDRAQVARARERVERWRERLAGRMELVWVAPDYVDGIAKPCMGGWGAVSLTVAPDGTVLPCPAAGELLGPDAPNVRNHQLGWIWRESEAFNRYRGEAWMREPCRGCELRTVDFGGCRCQAYALTGDASRTDPACHRSQDNAAVRALVDGAGGRASDFAYRASPKT; translated from the coding sequence GTGACGGAGCCCCTCCATCCCGCGAAACCACCGAGCCATTCCGTGCAGCCGCCGTGGGCCCTTCTCGCCGAGCTCACGCACGGCTGCCCGCTGCGGTGCGCCTACTGCTCCAATCCCACCGAACTCATCGCCTGTGCAGGCGAGTTGACGGCCGGACAGTGGAGCGACGTCATGCGTCAGGCCGCGGACATCGGTGTCGTACAGACGCATCTGTCCGGAGGTGAGCCCCTCCTGCGCCGCGACCTGGCCGAGGTCGTCACGGCGGCGGACTCCGCCGGTATCCACACCCAGCTCGTGACCAGCGGTGTCGGCCTGCACGAGAAGCGTCTCGCGGACCTCGTCCGCGCGGGCCTGCGCAGCGTCCAGCTCTCCGTGCAGCACGCCGACCGGGAGAAGGCCGAACTCATCGCGGGCGCCAGGGCGTTCACCGCCAAGGAGCGCGCTGCCGGGCTCGTGCGTGCGGCGGACCTTCCGCTCGGTCTCAACGCCGTGCTGCACCGCGCGAATCTCGACGCACTCGACGGGATCGTGGAGTTGGGCCTCGCCTGGGGCGCCGACCGGATCGAGCTGGCCAATACGCAGTTCTACGGCTGGGCGCTGCGCAACCGGGACGCGCTGCTCCCGGACCGCGCCCAGGTCGCTCGGGCCCGTGAGCGCGTCGAGCGGTGGCGTGAGCGGCTCGCGGGACGCATGGAGCTGGTGTGGGTCGCGCCCGACTACGTGGACGGCATCGCGAAGCCCTGCATGGGCGGCTGGGGCGCCGTCTCGCTGACCGTGGCCCCGGACGGCACGGTACTTCCGTGCCCGGCCGCCGGTGAGCTGCTCGGACCCGACGCGCCGAACGTCAGGAACCACCAACTGGGCTGGATCTGGCGGGAGTCGGAGGCCTTCAACCGCTACCGCGGCGAGGCCTGGATGCGTGAGCCATGCCGCGGCTGCGAACTGCGGACCGTGGACTTCGGAGGCTGCCGCTGCCAGGCGTACGCCCTGACCGGCGACGCATCCCGCACGGACCCCGCCTGCCACCGCTCGCAGGACAACGCGGCGGTCCGTGCCCTCGTCGACGGCGCGGGCGGCAGGGCGAGTGACTTCGCCTACCGGGCATCCCCGAAGACGTAG
- a CDS encoding ABC transporter ATP-binding protein, whose translation MSDRVLEASGIGVRFGGVHALTGVDLSLRPGEVCGLIGPNGAGKTTLFDVVSGIRRPDQGRVLLDGVDVTRRSPVWRARHGMRRTFQRQQLFGQLTVADNLLVAQEWRGGGGGFAADLLAAPTRRTHEKDRRARASTVLRECGLEALTDDYAGALPVGRARMVELARAVADPPRVLLLDEPASGMTADERGQLTAVIRHLADEENCAVLLVEHNVAFVMELCARVVVLDLGRVLAEGTAAEVRADPRVRDAYLGTTAA comes from the coding sequence ATGAGCGACCGTGTACTCGAAGCTTCCGGAATCGGCGTCCGCTTCGGCGGCGTTCACGCCCTCACCGGGGTGGACCTGAGCCTGCGCCCCGGGGAGGTCTGCGGCCTCATCGGGCCCAACGGGGCCGGAAAGACCACCCTGTTCGACGTCGTGTCCGGCATCCGCCGCCCCGACCAGGGGCGCGTCCTGCTCGACGGCGTCGACGTCACCCGCCGCTCACCCGTCTGGCGCGCCCGCCACGGCATGCGCCGCACCTTCCAGCGCCAGCAGCTCTTCGGGCAGCTCACGGTCGCCGACAACCTGCTCGTCGCGCAGGAGTGGCGTGGCGGCGGTGGCGGGTTCGCCGCCGATCTCCTTGCGGCGCCCACGCGACGTACGCATGAGAAGGACAGGCGCGCTCGCGCATCAACCGTGCTGCGTGAGTGCGGACTTGAGGCTCTGACCGACGACTACGCGGGCGCTCTCCCGGTCGGCCGGGCCCGCATGGTGGAACTGGCACGCGCGGTGGCGGACCCGCCCAGGGTGCTGCTCCTGGACGAGCCCGCCTCCGGTATGACGGCCGACGAGCGAGGCCAGCTGACGGCCGTCATCCGGCACCTCGCGGACGAGGAGAACTGTGCCGTGCTCCTCGTGGAGCACAACGTCGCCTTCGTGATGGAGCTCTGCGCCCGCGTGGTCGTCCTCGACCTCGGCAGAGTTCTGGCCGAGGGCACGGCGGCCGAGGTGCGCGCTGACCCGAGGGTGCGGGACGCGTACCTCGGGACCACCGCGGCCTAG
- a CDS encoding ABC transporter permease subunit: MSDLLGFVLSGLVSGALYALLATGLVLSYSASGLFNFAHGATAYLCALTFYELHSGFGWPAVPTALLLVCVVAPALGWGLDRMMFRKLARVGETAQIVATIGLLVALPALGLWVVELLEDAGASVKPAENQFGLPGVGPSPAKNWQLMDGVGIDSDQLITWVATAVVAIGLWILMRHTPLGLRLRAAVDNRSLVELRGMSADRLSSVAWMLSSGLAGLAGVLATPLLGLSSHDFTLFLFVSATAAVLGRFMSIPLAFAGGLGLGVLQNLVAGYADFAENITGFRTAVPFLILFAGLLLMTRRQRTAGMAAVDAPPIDYLAGRSWMRRWGPWALGGVLLALSFYTVTTPFWSGILAQGLAISLVFISFTVVTGLGAMVSLAQATFVTGAALVAGLLMSHGWPFIAAALVGTCGAAVLGALVALPALRLGGRSLALATLALAFLADQVLFQMGWLRNGDTGWEIPRAVFGPVDLSDDRAMGVAMVVLVAVAVASLSALRGSATGRAMLAVRSAPAAAMASGVSVVRTKLLLFTLSAGLAGFGGVMYASFNTRITATDFTAMTGLVWLAVVVAAGVRRPQFAVVAGLVFAIVPHLVADYVTESVQLPVILFGLAGLALANDPDGYCAAVSVRMHRRRVAEVSARPAFEDELGEAGDRRPPVTAEPVSGRGGLGEETPPSLALRDVHAGYDGAPVLHGVTLTVHPGEIVALLGPNGAGKSTTCRVAAGLIAPTRGQIHVAGDDATHRGPVHRSRAGVLLAPEGRGIFPALTIEENLTLHLPEAHARDAVYDRFPGLAARRKVTAGSLSGGEQQMLALAPLLQRPPEVLIADEPSLGLAPRVVDEVFRLLAELRDAGTGLLLVEEKAAEILGIADTVAYLAQGRVSWCGPRSEVRADQLTEAYLGIAAQGRTEGVGRP; the protein is encoded by the coding sequence ATGTCGGACCTGCTGGGATTCGTGCTGAGCGGTCTCGTCTCCGGCGCCCTGTACGCGCTGCTCGCGACGGGCCTCGTCCTGTCCTACTCCGCCTCCGGCCTCTTCAACTTCGCGCACGGCGCCACCGCTTACCTCTGCGCACTCACCTTCTACGAACTCCACTCCGGCTTCGGCTGGCCTGCCGTACCGACGGCGCTCCTCCTCGTCTGCGTCGTGGCGCCCGCGCTCGGCTGGGGCCTCGACCGGATGATGTTCCGCAAGCTGGCGCGGGTGGGTGAGACCGCGCAGATCGTGGCGACGATCGGGCTGCTCGTCGCGCTGCCCGCGCTCGGGCTGTGGGTGGTGGAGCTCCTGGAGGACGCGGGGGCGTCCGTCAAACCGGCCGAGAACCAGTTCGGCCTGCCCGGCGTCGGGCCGAGCCCCGCCAAGAACTGGCAGCTCATGGACGGCGTCGGCATCGACTCCGACCAGCTGATCACGTGGGTCGCGACGGCCGTGGTCGCGATCGGCCTGTGGATCCTGATGCGGCACACACCGCTCGGGCTGCGGCTGCGGGCCGCGGTGGACAACCGCTCGCTCGTGGAGCTGCGGGGCATGAGCGCGGACCGGCTCTCCTCGGTGGCGTGGATGCTGTCGTCGGGGCTCGCGGGCCTGGCGGGTGTGCTGGCAACTCCCTTGCTGGGGTTGTCCTCGCACGACTTCACCCTCTTCCTGTTCGTGTCGGCCACGGCCGCGGTGCTCGGGCGCTTCATGTCGATCCCGCTGGCGTTCGCGGGCGGGCTCGGGCTCGGGGTGCTGCAGAATCTGGTCGCCGGGTACGCGGATTTCGCGGAGAACATCACCGGATTCCGCACGGCGGTTCCCTTCCTGATCCTCTTCGCCGGGCTTCTGCTCATGACGCGGCGGCAGCGTACGGCGGGCATGGCGGCGGTGGACGCGCCGCCGATCGACTATCTGGCGGGCCGGTCGTGGATGCGGCGCTGGGGGCCGTGGGCCCTCGGCGGCGTACTGCTCGCGCTGTCCTTCTACACGGTCACCACCCCCTTCTGGAGCGGCATCCTCGCGCAGGGCCTCGCGATCTCCCTGGTCTTCATCTCCTTCACCGTGGTGACCGGCCTCGGCGCGATGGTGTCCTTGGCGCAGGCGACGTTCGTGACGGGCGCGGCGCTCGTGGCGGGCCTGCTGATGAGCCATGGGTGGCCGTTCATCGCCGCGGCCCTGGTGGGGACGTGCGGGGCCGCGGTGCTCGGCGCCCTCGTCGCGCTGCCCGCGCTGCGTCTCGGCGGCCGGTCCCTGGCACTCGCCACCCTCGCCCTCGCCTTCCTCGCCGATCAAGTCCTGTTCCAGATGGGGTGGTTGCGAAACGGCGACACCGGGTGGGAGATCCCGCGCGCCGTCTTCGGCCCTGTCGATCTGAGCGACGACCGCGCGATGGGCGTGGCGATGGTCGTCCTCGTGGCGGTGGCCGTGGCCTCGCTGAGCGCGCTGCGGGGGTCGGCGACGGGGCGGGCGATGCTCGCGGTGCGGTCCGCCCCGGCGGCGGCGATGGCTTCCGGGGTCTCGGTGGTGCGGACGAAGCTGCTGCTCTTCACGTTGTCGGCGGGGCTCGCCGGGTTCGGCGGCGTGATGTACGCGTCGTTCAACACACGGATCACGGCTACGGACTTCACCGCGATGACGGGCCTTGTGTGGCTGGCCGTGGTGGTGGCCGCGGGGGTACGGAGGCCGCAGTTCGCGGTGGTGGCGGGGCTCGTCTTCGCGATCGTGCCGCACTTGGTCGCCGACTACGTGACGGAGTCGGTGCAGCTGCCGGTGATTCTGTTCGGTCTTGCGGGGCTGGCGTTGGCCAATGATCCGGATGGGTACTGCGCGGCGGTGTCGGTGCGGATGCATCGGCGGCGGGTGGCGGAGGTTTCAGCCCGTCCGGCGTTTGAGGACGAACTCGGCGAAGCCGGTGATCGACGGCCACCAGTGACGGCGGAGCCGGTTTCGGGAAGGGGCGGGCTCGGGGAAGAGACCCCGCCCTCCCTCGCCCTACGTGACGTCCACGCCGGATACGACGGCGCCCCCGTCCTCCACGGAGTGACCCTCACCGTCCACCCCGGCGAGATCGTCGCCCTGCTCGGACCCAACGGGGCAGGAAAGTCGACGACATGCCGGGTCGCGGCAGGTCTGATCGCCCCCACCCGGGGGCAGATCCACGTCGCCGGGGACGACGCCACGCACCGCGGCCCGGTCCACCGCTCCCGGGCGGGAGTCCTCCTCGCCCCCGAGGGCCGCGGCATCTTCCCCGCCCTCACCATCGAGGAGAACCTCACCCTGCACCTGCCGGAGGCGCACGCCCGCGACGCCGTCTACGACCGCTTCCCCGGTCTCGCCGCACGGCGAAAGGTCACCGCCGGCTCCCTCTCCGGAGGCGAACAGCAGATGCTCGCCCTCGCACCCCTCCTCCAGCGCCCACCCGAAGTGCTGATCGCGGACGAGCCGTCCCTCGGTCTCGCCCCCCGCGTGGTCGACGAGGTCTTCCGCCTGCTCGCCGAACTCCGCGACGCCGGAACGGGGTTGCTCCTGGTGGAGGAGAAGGCCGCCGAGATCCTCGGCATCGCCGACACCGTCGCCTATCTCGCACAGGGCCGGGTCTCCTGGTGCGGCCCGCGCTCCGAGGTCCGGGCGGACCAGCTGACCGAGGCCTACCTGGGCATAGCCGCGCAGGGCCGCACCGAAGGAGTGGGCCGGCCATGA
- a CDS encoding ABC transporter substrate-binding protein has product MSRSIRIRTITATVAALLLATACNSASNSSDSSGGDKAGGSVRGVTADSIKVGGIVSMTTASGYSKKDTDLGAKARFDRVNAEGGVHGRKVAYLGAEDDGQDPGKNLAAARKLVQQDKVFAISPMSSVTFSGSDFLQKQKVPTFGWGTIPPFCGPSYMYGFGGCMVPMPGGTITQSWPEGLKKVTDGSKGKSVAILANDNDAGTFAIRTYKQSFAAAGYKVTYAKSTVPATSVPSDWSAYTKEILRSDGGKAPDVVVSVMQTPYNIGLFTAVKRSGFKGVITDPTDYDPGLLAKSATKKALDGVHILLSFQPFEQNTAAMKQFKADIRKTAGKDVPLNMHMMTGYMSADLFLAIAEKAGKDLTVDSFQQAANGFSDKDTMVGDRSLPKGQKESFGCGALVQLKGGKYSVSSPFTCYEPIPFK; this is encoded by the coding sequence GTGTCGCGATCGATCCGTATCCGCACCATCACCGCCACCGTGGCCGCACTGCTGCTCGCCACCGCCTGCAACTCCGCCTCCAACAGCAGTGATTCGAGCGGCGGCGACAAGGCAGGAGGCTCCGTACGCGGTGTGACCGCCGACTCCATCAAGGTCGGCGGCATCGTCTCCATGACGACCGCGAGCGGCTACAGCAAGAAGGACACCGACCTCGGCGCCAAGGCCCGCTTCGACCGCGTGAACGCCGAAGGCGGCGTACACGGAAGGAAGGTCGCCTACCTCGGCGCGGAGGACGACGGCCAGGACCCCGGCAAAAATCTCGCGGCGGCACGCAAACTCGTCCAGCAGGACAAGGTGTTCGCCATCTCGCCGATGAGCTCGGTCACCTTCTCCGGCTCCGACTTCCTCCAGAAGCAGAAGGTTCCGACGTTCGGCTGGGGCACCATCCCGCCCTTCTGCGGGCCGAGTTACATGTACGGATTCGGCGGCTGCATGGTCCCGATGCCCGGCGGCACCATCACGCAGAGCTGGCCCGAGGGCCTGAAGAAGGTGACGGACGGCTCGAAGGGCAAGTCCGTGGCCATCCTCGCCAACGACAACGACGCGGGCACCTTCGCCATCCGCACCTACAAGCAGAGCTTCGCGGCGGCCGGTTACAAGGTCACGTACGCCAAGTCGACCGTGCCCGCGACCTCCGTGCCGAGCGACTGGTCGGCGTACACGAAGGAGATCCTGCGCTCCGACGGCGGCAAGGCGCCGGACGTGGTCGTCTCCGTGATGCAGACCCCGTACAACATCGGCCTGTTCACCGCCGTCAAGCGCTCCGGCTTCAAGGGCGTGATCACGGACCCGACCGACTACGACCCCGGCCTGCTCGCCAAGAGCGCGACGAAGAAGGCGCTCGACGGCGTGCACATCCTGCTGTCCTTCCAGCCGTTCGAGCAGAACACCGCGGCGATGAAGCAGTTCAAGGCGGACATCAGGAAGACGGCGGGCAAGGACGTCCCGCTCAACATGCACATGATGACCGGCTACATGTCGGCGGACCTCTTCCTCGCCATCGCCGAGAAGGCCGGCAAGGACCTGACGGTCGACTCCTTCCAGCAGGCGGCGAACGGCTTCTCCGACAAGGACACGATGGTCGGCGACCGCAGCCTGCCCAAGGGCCAGAAGGAGTCGTTCGGCTGCGGCGCCCTCGTGCAGCTGAAGGGCGGGAAGTACTCGGTGTCGTCGCCCTTCACGTGCTACGAACCCATCCCCTTCAAGTAG
- a CDS encoding AMP-dependent synthetase/ligase, whose product MREFTNPPLASAPLVGGLADVVFDHALEDPLHIAFGRKTDGVWRDVTSAEFRDQVMALAKGLLAQGVRFGDRVAIMCRTRYEWTLFDYALWTVGAQVVPVYPTSSAEQVFWMLHDAQVSAAMVEHEDHAMTIGSVIDRLPQLRRLWQLDADAVDELYRAGQDVDDEVVNRHRRAVTPDSIATIIYTSGTTGRPKGCLISHANFMFEAETVIQRWEPVFHSRRGDEATTLLFLPLAHVFGRMVQVAAVRGRVKLGHQPSLNAAALIPDLAAFRPSFILAVPYIFEKVFNAARRKAEKDGRTGPFDKAVECAVRYADAMEARAFGTGPGPSAALRMQHSLFEKLVYAKVRDAMGGRVRHAMSGGSGMDRRLGLFFAGAGVQIYEGYGLTESTAAATANPPERTRYGTVGQAIPGTTVYIAEDSEVWLNGGNVFQGYLNDPKATDATLHEGWLATGDLGALDEDGYLTITGRKKEILVTSGGKSVSPGQLEERVRDHPLVAQCIVVGNDRPYIAALVTLDGEAVEHWLNMRRKPPMSPTDLVRDPDLETEVRRAVVAANTLVSQAESIRTFRILAHQFSEEHGLLTPSLKLKRKAIETAYSAEVEALYRA is encoded by the coding sequence TTGCGCGAGTTCACGAACCCTCCGTTGGCGTCGGCGCCGCTGGTGGGCGGCCTTGCCGACGTCGTGTTCGACCATGCCCTTGAGGATCCGCTCCACATCGCCTTCGGCCGCAAGACCGACGGCGTGTGGCGCGACGTCACGTCGGCGGAGTTCCGCGACCAGGTGATGGCACTCGCCAAGGGACTGCTCGCCCAGGGTGTGCGCTTCGGCGACCGCGTCGCCATCATGTGCCGCACCCGCTACGAGTGGACGCTCTTCGACTACGCGCTCTGGACGGTCGGCGCCCAGGTGGTGCCCGTCTACCCCACGTCATCCGCCGAGCAGGTCTTCTGGATGCTGCACGACGCGCAGGTGTCGGCCGCCATGGTCGAGCACGAGGACCACGCGATGACGATCGGCTCGGTGATCGACCGGCTGCCGCAGCTGCGCAGGCTGTGGCAGCTGGACGCCGACGCCGTGGACGAGCTGTACCGTGCGGGCCAGGACGTCGACGACGAGGTGGTCAACCGCCACCGCCGCGCCGTCACCCCCGACTCGATCGCCACGATCATCTACACCTCGGGCACCACGGGCCGCCCCAAGGGCTGTCTGATCTCCCACGCGAACTTCATGTTCGAGGCGGAGACGGTCATCCAGCGCTGGGAGCCGGTCTTCCACTCCCGGCGGGGCGACGAGGCGACGACGCTGCTCTTCCTGCCCCTCGCGCACGTCTTCGGGCGCATGGTGCAGGTCGCGGCGGTCCGCGGCCGGGTCAAGCTGGGCCACCAGCCGAGCCTGAACGCGGCGGCGCTCATCCCGGACCTGGCGGCGTTCCGCCCGTCCTTCATCCTGGCCGTGCCGTACATCTTCGAGAAGGTCTTCAACGCGGCGCGGCGCAAGGCCGAGAAGGACGGCAGGACGGGCCCCTTCGACAAGGCCGTGGAGTGCGCGGTGCGGTACGCCGACGCCATGGAGGCCAGGGCCTTCGGCACCGGTCCCGGGCCTTCGGCGGCCCTGCGCATGCAGCACTCGCTCTTCGAGAAGCTCGTCTACGCCAAGGTGCGCGACGCCATGGGCGGTCGCGTGCGCCACGCGATGTCCGGCGGCTCCGGGATGGACCGGCGGCTCGGCCTGTTCTTCGCGGGCGCGGGCGTCCAGATCTACGAGGGCTACGGCCTGACGGAGTCGACGGCCGCCGCGACCGCCAACCCGCCCGAGCGCACCCGCTACGGCACGGTCGGCCAGGCCATCCCCGGCACCACCGTGTACATCGCGGAGGACAGCGAGGTGTGGCTGAACGGCGGCAACGTCTTCCAGGGCTACCTCAACGACCCCAAGGCCACCGACGCGACCCTGCACGAGGGCTGGCTCGCCACCGGTGACCTCGGCGCGCTCGACGAGGACGGCTACCTCACGATCACCGGGCGCAAGAAGGAGATCCTGGTGACGTCCGGCGGCAAGAGCGTCTCGCCGGGGCAGCTGGAGGAGCGGGTGCGCGACCATCCGCTGGTCGCGCAGTGCATCGTGGTGGGCAACGACCGCCCGTACATCGCGGCGCTCGTCACGCTGGACGGCGAGGCCGTCGAGCACTGGTTGAACATGCGCCGCAAGCCGCCGATGTCGCCGACGGACCTGGTGCGTGACCCGGATCTGGAGACGGAGGTGCGGCGGGCCGTGGTGGCCGCCAACACCCTTGTCTCGCAGGCCGAGTCGATCCGTACGTTCCGGATACTGGCGCACCAGTTCTCCGAGGAGCACGGGTTGCTCACGCCCTCGCTGAAGCTCAAGCGCAAGGCGATCGAGACAGCTTACTCGGCGGAGGTCGAGGCCCTGTACCGGGCGTGA